The genomic segment CAGGTCCGGGAGCAGGTCGTGCAGATCGTGGACGGGGAGCGGTACTGCTTCGCACGTTGCGAGTGCGGTATGTCCCCGGCGACCTTCTACCGTGCCCTGGAGCACCCACTGGCCCACCTGTTCATCCGTACCCAGAAGGTCCAGCGGGAAGAGGAGGGCACTCAGACCCGGCGTAACGTCGCCACGCTGTTCACGGTGGCGCTGTACGAGCCGGAGATGCCGGTGGACCTGGAGCAGGCGTTCTGGGCGGAGAGCGTTCAGGAGTTGGATATATTTTTAGCCGTCCCAGACAGCACCTCTCAAGATGACGGGACAAAAAGAAGCCCCTTAACTACTCAAAAACAAGGGAAGACTTGTGGAAAACTCACCGGTCACCTCGGAGGGGCTTCCGCAGACCACCAGAGCGCCGAGGACGCGAGGCAGAAGCTGCTGGGCTGGATTGACAGTGCCGCCCTAATCTCAAGGGCTGGAGACCGTATTGATCTCGATGACAACACCCTGGGGAGTTGTATAGACAGGTTACGAACGAGCAATCCGACCATCTGGGAACTCGCGGTGCAGATCGCCATTCACCACGACGAGAAGGAAACGCAGGCGGTGGCAGCCGTCGGGTACTACAAGGCCCTGGTCCACCTGGGCATCCCCACCGTGCGGCGCTGCATCAAGCGGCTGGAGAAGTGGCGCGCGAAGGGTCAACGGATCGACACGCCTGGTCGACTCCTCATGCACCACCTGAACCGCGAGGCGAGGGCCGCCACGGGCTTCCCCATCCGCGACCTTGGCACCGAGCCAGGACAGTTCGTGGCCTAGCTCTAGCGACCGCTCAGGCGCTGCAGTTCTCCAGCAAAGAGGCACAGATGTAACACCAAACTGAACAACCCACAAAACCAGGTAGGGAAGAGAGTCAACGGCGCAAAAGAAGAGCACGGAGGGCGCCATCCCCTATTGCCCCTTGATTCTATATATTCAGATGGCGAGCCTTCATCCCCAACAGAGCGTGTTCGCCCCTGGTGATTCAAGAGAGCGGCGGCAATCGTCCAACACAGCTTTAAAGTCCAACGATCGTGGCCACAGAACCACCCACAGTCACGATCACGGAGAAGCTCGACCGGTTGTTGTAGGAGGGCCTGCTCTGTTGTACAGGCCGTATACCTACCCTTTGCGGCAACACCTCTCGTACACCTGCAGGTAGACATCGCCATTCACGACGACAAGGAAACGCAGGCGGTGGCGGCCGTCGGCTATGACAAAGCCCTGGTTCGCCTGGGCGTGCCCACAGTGCGGCGCTGCATCAAACGGCTGGAGAAGTGGCGCGCGAAGGGCCAGCGGATCGAGACACCAGGGCGTCTGCTGATGCACCACCTCAACCGGGAGGCGAGGGCGGCTTCCCCATCCGTGACCTCGGCACCGAGCCGGGACAGTTCATGGCCTCGCCCAGGACCACTCCAGAAGCTCTGGCCTAAGCCGGGTCATGCTGGATTCTGCTGACAAGGTGGAAGTCTGAGGCAAGCCACACAAAGGGCTGACCACGCTTTTCACCAGCAACTCGGGAAGTTTGGGGGATTGACAGAGCATCTCTGTCTGGTTGAACCAATAAAACCGTTGTGGAGGGACTTCTGATGTTCTATACACCTCAGCCCGAGCTATCGGGGATTTTGGGGGAGTTGGGAGCAAAACTATCGGGGACTTTGGGGTATTCAGAGAAAACCGTGTTCTGGACGCTAGCTCTCGGAAAATATGCCTTTGAGCTAAACCCTCGGGGACTTTGGGGAATAAGACGCATGATCTATCGGGAACTTTGGGGGATTGGAGGGCAAATTATCGGGATCTTTGGGGGGGAAAACTCAAAATTTCTCGTCCAGTACACGTATGCATTCCCCCCTTGTTGTTGTTTTCTTTTATCTTTTAAAAACAAAAGAAACAACAACAGCTCAGGAGAGTCTCTTGAATAAGTCCATCCAGCGCCTGCCTCACTACACCGATGAGCGGTTTGTCGCTCAGCTGGGGATCGTGAGCATCCAGAGTCGCATCGACGAGGACAACCCCCTCAGCAAGCGGTGGACGAGTGAATTCACCATCGGCGGCGCGCAATACCACATTGAAGGCTTCGCCGCCGACTTCGGACGCCCACGCGGCATCGACACGGACATCCTGTTGGCCCTGGAAACCAAGTTCCTCCTCCTGGGCTGCCCAGATGACGATCAGGTCGTCACGACCCCCTACGAACTCATCCGGATGGTGGGTGACGATTATAAGATTCTCAGAAGGCGGTATGAGGACTGATATTTACAACTTACCCGATGACTTAGCTCGTTTGCGATCAGAAGGCGCATTCTTCAAGATGACTGGGAGATTAATGTCAGGATGTGAGGCTGCAGTTTATCTCGGCGAAGAAAAGAAGGAAATATTTTTTGAGATAAAACGTGATAGCGAACCACTATCTTATTACGTTTTTGTTCCAAAAGGGCTTCATAAATTCCAACTTGAACGGAATTATAGCAATTGTGGAGTAAATCTAATAGTTACTCATGGTTACTAGATAGCTTTCTTACGGCTTCAAACGACAAAAACGGACTCAAGAATTCCTGGCCCTGCACGCCCGAGTCTCGAACCTCCACCGTCACACCCGGACCACGGTCCCCGCCGCCCTCGGACGAAGCCATCCGTCCGCAGCCCTGCTTCGCTGGCGAGAGGCGATACAGCAGGCGGCTTGAGAATCAAGCCGCCTGCTGGGATCCTTCGGCCCCGCCGAGGTTAAGTTGCCAGAACCCTCAGGAGTTGCACCTTCATAGCCGGAAAAAATGCGCCTGGAGGGTAAAAATACTGATCAAAGAGACTCTGCCGGAAGCCGACAACCTCACCAGCGGCGAGTGGGGCATCATGTCGCGCGAGGAAAGCACCTGGCAGTGGCGGTAACTGCGCGTGGGCGGAGATGACGGGTACGGACGCCATCACCTCCTTATTGGGAGGGTGACGGTGAGGCGTGCACCACCCAGGGGACTGAGGCCTGCCGTGGTGTCGCCCCCGTGTGCTCCCGCGAGGGCGCGGACAATCGCCAGGCCCAGGCCGCTGCCTCCGGTGTGACGCGAGCGGCTTTCGTCCAGACGGGTGAAGCGGGTAAATACCGCCTCGCGGCTGGCTGGAGGAATCCCGGGGCCGTCGTCGTCGACATGCAGCCGCACCAATCCGCTCTTGCATTCCACTCCAATGTTCACTCGGCTACGAGAATGGATCAGGGCATTTTCCACGAGGTTGAGCGTGACCTGACGGAGTCGTTCCGGGTCCGCTTGCAGGGGAGCAGGGGAACCTTCCAGGTGCAGGGTGACGCCGCGCGCAGCAGCGCGGTCAGTCAGGTCGCAGACGACTTTGTCTGCCAGTGCCGTCAGATCCGTGGGCTGCAGGTTCAGCACCAGACGGCCCGCATCGGCGAGCGTGAGGGTCCGGAGGTCGCCCACCAGGTGGGTCAGGTGCTGCGTTTGGGTGCTCAGGAGTTTGATCTGCCGGGTATCCAGCGGGTATACGCCGTCTTCGAGGGCGTCAAGCCGCCCCTGCATTATGGAAATGGGTGTGCGCAGCTCATGCGCGATGTCCGCCACCGCCTGTTGCCGTTCTCGCTCCAAGATCTGCAGGTTGTCGGCCATCTCGTTGAAGGTTCGCGCCAGGTCGGCCACCTCGCGGTCCCCGGGCAGCACGGGAGCGCGGGAGTCCAGATTCCCCCGAGCGAGTTGGTTCGCGGCCTGCGCCACGGCACTCAGCGGTTGCGAGACCCGCCTGGCGATCAGCAGGCTGAGCAGGGCGGCCAGTGCGGCCGCCACCAGCCCGCCGTGCACCAGGCTGCGCTGCACATCCCGCACAAAGCTCTGGGTACGGGAGCTAAGCATCACGGGAAAGCGCCCGCTTCCCTTGCGCCGCTCGGCGATGCGGCGCGCCTGGGCCATGGCAGCCTCCGCTTCCGCCGCCCGTTCACTGTGGGCGCGGCTGGGCGGAGGTGGGGGCTGAGGCAGGGGCTCTCCCCGGCGCTCGGCTTCCTGACGGGCGCGCAGGTAGGCCTGCACCTCGGGAGGCAACCGCGCCACTTCCCGCCGCACCGCGAAGTTCGAGAACAGGAACGTCAGACCCACCGACAGCGCCACCACCAGCAGCATGGACGCCAGCAGCGTCAGGGCCAGGCTGGGGCCGCGGCGCACCGGGGGCCATGAAAATTTCAAGGTTGCGTCTCCAGCCGGTATCCCACGCCCCGAACGGTTCGCAGCAGCCCTCCGGCTCCACACCCGTCGAGCTTGCGCCGCACGCTGGCGAGGTGTGCGTCCACCACCCGCTCCAACGCGTCGCTGTCTGGCAAAGCGGCCGCCAAGAGGTCCTCTCGAGTGAACGCCCGTCCTGGGGCTTCTGCCATATGGGCAAGCAGGCGAAATTCCGCGGGCGTCAGGGCCAACGGCTGCCCACCCACCCGGACCTCCACCGCCCGGCGGTCGACTTCCAGTGGCCCGACCCGGAGGAGCGGTCCCGTGTCCTGCAAGGCCGTGATGGTCCGGCGAAGCACCGCCTTGACCCGGGCCATCACCTCGCGGGGCCGGAAGGGCTTCACCACGTAGTCGTCCGCTCCCAGTTCCAGGCCCACGATCTGGTCGGTTTCCTCGGCGTGGGCGGTGACCAGAATCACGGGCGTGGCGCCCTCGCCCCGCACAATCTTCAGCACCTCCAGACCACTGCGGCCCGGCAGCATCACGTCCAGCAGGATCAGGTCCGGTCGGCTCGCCCGAAAGGCGGTGAGGGCGACGTTGCCGTCTCCAGCCCGTTCAGTGCGGTAGCCCTCCTGCTGTGCATAGGCTTCCAACACCTCCGCGAGCTGCGGCTCGTCCTCCACAATCAGGATCAGGGCACTCATCTGCTCCATGGTATGGAAGGTCTGTGAAGGCATTGCGAAGATGCACAAGGGGTTTTTTGAGGTCTTGGAGCAATTTTCGTGCTGCAGGACAATTCGCAGGCGTCTTCGTCAAATCTTCGAAAAAGGTGCACAGTACCTTCGACAACCGCTGAAAGACTCAGTCGATGCGAGTTGCCTCCCCTCCCCCCGTCCGCTGGCCGCGCGTCTTGGCGCTGAGCGTTGGCCTTCCCCTGAGCGGAGCGGCTCTCGCCCAGCCCCCCCGTGACCTGACCCTCGAAGCCGCCCTCGCTCAGCTGGCTCAGGCCCCCAGCGTGACCCAGGCCCAACTGAGCGTCGTGACCGCCGAACAAAACCTCAGGGCGGCCCGCAGCGCCCTGGGCCTGACGGTCAGTGTGACGGGCAACGCAAGCTACGCGGGCGCCAACCTGGCTACGGACGGCACCGAAACGGCGTCCACACTGAATGGCAACGTGGGTGTCAACGTTTCGCTGGGGTTGTTGCCCTGGTCCAGCAGCCAGGCAGGGCTGCGCAGCGCCGAGCGCAATCTGGCGCTGGCGCGCGCTCGGTCCAGTGAGACACAGGGCACAGCCCGCCTGAACGCCGTTCAGCAGTACCTCGCTGGTGTGGTGGCCACCCAGGACGTGGCCCTCGCCGACCGAACCCTCGCCCTGCGGCAACGCCAGCTTGCCGTCGAGCAGGCGCAGCTGGAGAACGGCAATGCCACCGCCCAGAGCGTGCTCAGCGCCCAAGCGAACGTGCAGGCGGCCCAGGGCGCACAACTCCAGGCCGCTGCCAACCTGGACGCCGCCCGGCGCAGCCTGGGTGCAGCCCTGGGCCAGGACCTCAGCCTGGTGAGCTTCAGCAGCCTGCCCGAGGGGGCCTTCACCCTGCCGGATGTATCCGCGCTCGTCACCCAGGCCCGGATGAGGCGCCGCGAAGTCCTGGAGGCTCAGAACGCCCTCGCCTCAGCGCAGGAAGCCCTGGAGACGCAGCGGCGCGACGCGACCCTGCCCGACGTGACCGCCAGCGTCCGCTACGGTCCAGGCACGGGCGGCCTGCAAGCCAGCCTGAACCTCAAGCAGGGAACCGTCGGCGCCGCCTACACCCTGCCGGTGGGGACGTCCGGCAGCACGGTCAACCGCCTGACGGCCAGCCTCAGCGGAAGTTACGTCATCTACTCGCCGAGCGTGAAAGCGCAGGTTTCGGCGGCCGAGGCGACGGTGACCCAGGCGCAGCTTTCGCTGAGCACCGCTCAGCAGAACGTGGAACTTGACGTGCGGACGCGTTACAGCGCCCTGCAGGCGAGCCTGATCGCCATTCAGAGCCGCGAAACGCAGGTTCAGGTGGCCCAGGCGGGCCTGGACGCGGCCCGCACCCGGCTGGAGGCTGGGACGGGTACTGCCGACGACGTGACAGCCGCCGAACTCAACCTCCTGCAAGCACAGCGCGATGTCCTGAGTGCCCGCGCCACCGCCCAGACCACCCTCATTCAACTGCAAAACGCCGCTGGAGGCCCCGCATGAAAACCCTCTCTCCCCTGCTCCTGACCGCTGCCCTGCTGCTTTCCACCGCTGGTGCCCAGGGTGCCGTCAGCCTGACTCAGGCCGTCACCGCTGCGCTGACCAACAACAGTGACGTCAAGACCGCCCAGGCCAACCTGCAAAAAGCCCAGGCGGCCAACAAGGCCGCGCAGGCCGATCCCAGCACCTTGGCGGCCGCCAAACTCTCTGCCCGGAGCAGTGAGGCGCAGGCGGAGGCGCAGCTGCACGGCGCGCGGCTGAGCACCCTCCAAAACACCATTACCGCGTACACCGCGTTGCTCGAAGCGCAGGAGAACATCGAACTCCAGACCCTACAGGTGCAGGTGGATCAGAAGGCGGTGCAGGTCGCGCAGGTCAAGCTCAAGGTGCAGAACGCCACCGCGCTGGACGTGCAAAACGCCCAGAACACCCTCTCCGGCAGCCAGCAGAACCTGGCCGACGCCCGTGCTCAGGTTAACCTGGCCAGCGCCAAGCTCAGCACCTTGACCGGGTTGAGCAGTGGAGTTCGCGCTTCGGGCATCAGTTCCGTCCCCAAGCTGTCCACCACGCTGGCGAAATTGCAGCAGGGTCTGCCGGAACTCAGCAGCGTGATCTCGTCCACGAACGATGTGGCCGCTCAGCAACTCGCGGTGAAGCTGGCGGACAATGACTTCACGCCTGCGCGCACCCTGAGTGATGCCCGCACAGCCCTGGCCAACGCGCAGCGCAGCCTGGACAGCGCTCAGAAAAGCGCAGGTCAGACGCTGGCCAGCGCCTACCAGAGCGCGCAGAACAGTCAGGAGCTTTTGAGCGTCGCCCAGAGCCGCGAAGCCGCCGCTCAGAAGACCTACACCCAGGATGCTGCGCGCTTGAAAAGCGGCACCATTAGCGCCGTCGAGCTGCAAAACAGTCAGTTGGCGCTGAAGAAAGCCCAGTACGCCCGATTGCAGGCGCAGAATAACGTGCTCGAAGCCCTCGCGGCCCTTTCCGTGGCTGCTGGGCAGAACCTGACCGGCATTGGGGGCAACCTATGACCACGCCTGCTGCGGCCGCCCGGTCTTCCCGCCCCGGGAAGCGCCGCAAGCGCTGGCCCTGGGTCGTGACCAGCCTGCTGCTGCTGGGCGGCGTGGGCGGCGGGGTGTACTACAACCGCACGCGGACCACTCAGACGGTAACCGAAACGCAAACCGTGACCACCCAGGCGGTCCGGCCCGGAACCGTGCGGATCAGCGTCAGCGGTCCTGGTACCCTCGAAGCGAACGCCACCCGGACCGTGGGCGCAGACCTCACGGCCACGGTGGGCCAGGTTCCCGCCGTGGGCGAGCGGGTCACGAAGGGCCAGCTCCTCACCACCCTCAACAGCGACGAGGTGGAAGAAAATGTTCAGACCGCGGAGCTGAATCTCCGCAAGGCACAGGCCAGTCTGGACGCCACGCGCGCGGGCCAGTCTTCCAGCCGGGCCGGGCGGCAGAGCAGCGTGACTCAGGCTCAAGGCAACGTCGCCGATGCTCGCCAGGCGCTCACGGAGGCCGAGCGTACCCTGAACGCGCAGGAGCAGCTCTACGCGATTGGCGCAGTGAGTGGACAGGCCTTGAATGACGCCCGCAATACTGCCAACAAGGCCCGGTTGACCCTTCAGAGCGCCCAAGCCAGCCTCACGGCGGCTCAGACGCAAGCTGAAACCGGAAGCAGCAGCGACGCCGAGAACTTGAGGAGCGCGCAGATTGCCGTGCAGCAAGCTCAGGCAGCCCTGGAGACCGCGCAGAAGGCCCGAACGGACCTCAAGGTGTACGCCCCCATCGGCGGGGTGGTGAGCGCCGTGAACGCGACCGAAGGGACTGTGGTCCTGAGCGGCGCGACGCTGCTGACCATCATCGACGACGCCACCCTCAACCTCCCCGTGCAGGTGGACGAGACCGAGATTGCGGGCGTGCAGGTCGGTCAGGCGGCCGAAGTGACCCTGGATGCCTACGACGGAGAGACGTTCGAAGGCGAAGTGATCCGCGTCTCGCCGGGCGCCACCCAATCCAATGGCATTAGCGTCTTTACGGCCACCGTCAGCTTGAGCAATGAGGAGGGCAAACTGCGCAGCGGCATGACCGCCGAGGCGGAAATTATTCAGAGCGAAGCCAGGGGCCTCCTGGTGCCGACGGGAGCCATCGAAACGGTCCGGTCCCGCAGCTACGTACAAGTGCCTGGCGAGGGTGAGGGAGCGGAACCCGAGCGGGTCCGCGTGCAGACCGGGCCCTCCGACGGCACCAATACCGTCGTGATCGAAGGCCTGGAAGCCGGGCAGGAAGTGATGGTGCCGGGCAGCGCCCGGAACGGGACCTCCGGAGCTTCTGGCGCTTCATCCACTCGCCCGAGCAGTGGTTTCGGCGGTGTGGGTAGGCGCGTGCCTGGGGGTTTCGGAGGAGCGCCGTGACGCAGGGCCCCCCTGTGGCCGTGCCCGTCGTGGACATTCGCGACGTTCGCCGGGTCTACGAGCAGGGCGACGTGGTCTTCGAGGCCCTGAAGGGCGTCAGCGTACAGATCAATCAGGGCGAGATGGTGGCCCTGATGGGACCTTCGGGCAGCGGCAAGACCACCCTGATGCAGATTATCGGTCTGCTCGACCGCCCCAGTAGCGGGACGTATCTGCTGGGAGGACAGGACGTGACGGCGCTGAGCGAGAACGAGCGCGCGGAGGCCCGCAACATCGAGATCGGGTTTGTCTTCCAGGCGTTTCACCTGTTGCCCCGACTGAACCTGCTGGAGAACGTGGAGGTGCCCCTCACGTACGCTGGGGTGCCGCCCCGCGAACGGCGGGAACGGGCGTTGCAGGTCCTGGAGCGGGTGGGATTGGCGGACAAAGCGGGGAACCTCCCCTCTCAAATCAGCGGTGGGCAGAAGCAGCGGGTCGCGGTCGCCCGCGCCCTGGCCGGCAGTCCACGCCTCCTGCTGGCCGACGAACCCACCGGCAACCTCGACACCCGCACCAGCGAGGAGGTGATGGGCCTGTTTTCCGAACTCCACGCCGAGGGCACCACCGTGGTCCTCGTGACGCACGAGCCGGACATCGGGGCGTACGCCGAGCGGGTGGTCCGCGTGCGGGACGGCCTGATCGAAAGTGATACTCGGCAAATTCCCTACAGGAGAAGCGCAGATCTGGGGGCGCCCGCATGACGGTCACCCACTCCACCCCTTCCGCAGCCGCCACGGCGAGCGCTCCACCCATGCGCCGGGGAGGCGGCATTGGCCTGGGCGGGGCGCTCACCATCGCCTGGAGAGCCATTGTTGGAACGCCTATGCGCTCGGTCCTGACAGCCCTGGGCGTCATCATCGGCGTGGCGGCTGTCGTCGCCCTCACCGCCATCGGGCAGGGCAGTACCGCGGGCGTGACGCGCAACCTTCAGTCCCTGGGCACCAACCTGCTCACCGTGCAGAGCGCCCGCGGTGGTCCGGGCGGAAGCCTGGTCCGGTCTGGTCCCCGTCAAACCATCACGGTCAAAGATGCCGAGGTGCTTGCGACCGCTTTTGGTTCCCGCGTTGCTGGAATAGCGCCGTCCGCCCAGACCAGCGTTCAGGCGAAGATGGGCAGCAACAACACGCAGGTCTCGGTGGTGGGGACCTGGCCCGCCTATGAGTCGGTCCGGAACAGTCCGGTCGCTTCCGGAAGCTACTTCACCCAGGCCGATGTGGACGGCAGAAAACGGGTGGCCGTGATCGGCGCGCAGGTGGTCACCGACCTGTTTGGCGAGGACGCGGACCCGGTAGGGCAAAAACTGCGGTTGGGGAGCGTGAGCTTCACGGTGGTGGGCGTGTTGCCCGACAAGGGCAACAGCGGCTTTGGCAACGCCAACAGTCAGGTGCTGATTCCCCTCAGTACCTACCTCCGGCGCTTCTCGCGGACCAACAGTGCGCGTGGGCAACCGACCGTGAGCAACGTCTACCTCCAGGCCAGCGACGCCAAGGACCTCACGCAGCTGCAGGCAGACGTGACGGATCTGCTGGCCGTTCGTCACGAACAAACCGACCCCGAGAACCTTGACTTCCAGGTGCAGAACCAGGCCGATGCCCTGGAGAGCCTCAGCAGCGTCACCACCACGTTGACCCTGCTCGTGGGCGCCATCGCGGGCATCAGCCTGCTCGTGGGCGGCATCGGAATCATGAACATCATGCTCGTGTCCGTCACCGAGCGCACCCGCGAGATCGGCGTGCGAAAGGCGCTGGGAGCCAAGCCACGCGACATCCTCACGCAGTTCCTGGTGGAGGCCAGCCTGCTCTCGGTGGGCGGTGGAGTAATCGGCCTGCTGCTGGGCGTAGCCGCCGCCTACGCCGGGAACGCTTTCGGGATTGCCCCCGTCTTCAGCCTCACGCCGATGCTCGTTGCCTTCGCCTTCAGCGCCGTAGTGGGCGTCTTCTTCGGGTACTACCCCGCCGCCCGTGCGGCCCGGCTCGATCCGGTGGACAGCCTCCGCTACGAGTAGGACCGTCCGCTTCCAACCCTCTTCCCCTTTTCCCCTAAGGAGTTCGACATGCGCTTCAACCACACCCGTACCCTGCTGTTCGCCCTGCCCTTTACCCTGACCCTCGCCAGTGCACAACAGGGAGGTGGGCAGGCCGGTCAGCGGCAGATGACGCCCGAGATGCGCGCCCGGATGCAGCAGATGCAGCCCATTCTGGACCTCTCTCAGACGGTGCGCCTGCTCCCCGACCTGGAGAAGAACAAGGCCACCGCCCTCACCAAAGCCCAGGCCAAGAGCCTACTCACCATCCTCACCACCCTGCAAAAAGCCAGCGCGGTGCAGCCGAACGACGCGAAAAAGTACCTCACGCAGATCGAGGACAAAATCCTGACTGACAAGCAACTTACGGCATTGGACGCTGCGATGCTGAAGGCGGAAAAGGAACGTGAGGCGCAGCGCGCCAGGCGGCAGAGCGGCCAGGGCGCGGGAGCCCGTATTCCCGGCGTACCCGGCGGCTTTCTGCCCGGTGCAGGCGGGCGGCGGCCGGGCGGACAAAATGCCCAGGGCCAAAACGGCCAGGGGGGGCAGCCAGGCCAGTTCAATCCCTTCAAGCAGGGACGTGGAGCAGACGAGCTCAAGAAGTACATCAGCGCACTTCAGAAAAAGTAAGGGTGATGTAGGGCTGGAGAGGGATATCCGCCGAAGGCCACCATTGAGGAAACTCTGCCCGTACCTTGATCACTCCGCCGAATCTGCCTGAGCGACGAACCGGACCGGCTGAGGAGAACGATACAAAGAAAGGACGCTCTGGGCATAACCCAGAGCGTCTTCGGCGTTTCTGATTGGCGCGGCGTCAGCACGTTACATCTGTAAGGAATACAAGCGGAATCCGCCTGACTCTTTTGTTGTGTATCCGACGCTACGACAGGCGTGCTCAAGCGCTTTCACTTCCCAGAAAGGATCCGCTGTCCACCGTACCGCTTGACTCAGTTGCTTTCATCCCTGACTGGTTTCGTGGAGGGCGACCCTGCTTGTCCAGGCTGCACCTGGCTTACCCGCACTGCACAGGCCTTCTGAAGGGAAGGGCGACACTCCCCCGCTTGGCCTATGGCTTTGGCGTGTACTGCTTCATTCCCCCCGCCTGCTCGAAGGCCTGTTGTAATTCGGGAACGGGCTTCTCCGGTTTACTCTTAGGGTCACCGGGAAGGGTACGGGCGAAGAACTCCAGCGCATCGGAGTAGTTGTCCGCGTCCGCGTCCGCATTCTTGGCCAGAACCGAACCCAGGACCACGCGGAAGTTGGCTTTGGGTTGCGCTCGGAATTCGGCCTGAAGGCTTTGGCCGAACGCATTCCAACCTTTCCCCCCCTGGGGCTGAGTGTGGCAGGTCGTGCAGGGCATGACCTTTCGGGTCAGCTCCCACAGGGGGTCGTCCTTATCGTGACCCAGCATGCGGGCAGCCTCCGTGCGGTACTTGGGCAGGGCCACCGCCGCTGGGGCCGAAAGCAACACGAGCCCAGCCAGCAGCAAGGCGCCCAGTCGAGGATCTTTGACGCCTCCCCTCATCCAGCGTCCGCTCATTTCCCAGTGCCTCCAGTGCAGAGTTCTGAGCGCTGGATCCACCGCTTCATTGAAGTTACGCCACCCACGCTGGCCCCACGAAGCTGCCGTTCAGAATATCGTGGGCGTTGAGCCCCAACCAGTTCGTCAGCGCCCCGGCATACACACCCCGGAAGTCCTGCTTGTAACGGATGTCCCCGTCCGCGAGGTTTTCCAGGTCGGGACTGGCACCGTGGATGCCGCCCTTGACACCTTTGCCCAGGGCAAACATAACGCTGCCTTGCCCGTGATCGGTGCCTGCGCTGGCATTCTCAGCGACCCGGCGCCCGAATTCGGAAAAGCCCATCACTATGACCCGGTCTGCCAGGCCTTGCGTCTCCAGGTCAGCCTGGAATGCGGCGAGGCCAGAAGCGAGGGTCGCGAGCAACTCGTCCTGATCGGCCCGCTGGCCCGCGTGGGTGTCAAAGCCGCCCAGCGACACGTACAGGACCCGCTGTCCCGTTCCAGCAGCGATCAACCGCGCCGTATCCTGCAGATTGGTTCCGAAGCGGCCCTCCGGGTATTTCGCACTTGGACGGTATCTCGCTGCGTTCGCCTGCACCTTCTGGGTGTTCGCCACCATCTGCCGGGTCGCGCGGCTCAGATAGTCGGCCTCACCCTGACGGGGGGCGTTGAGCAAGCGCTCAAATACCCCGTCCAGTCCCGCCGGGAGCCGCACTTGAAAGCCATCGACAGTGTCGATGGAAGGGAGGCTGAAGTCGGCGGCCCGTAATGCCTGCGGGGTAGTGCCGCCGATATTCGACGCGCAAAATGGATCCCCTATCTTCTCAGCCACGCGCCCAATCCACCCCTCCGCTTGCGCCTGGGTGGGATCAGCGGTGTGCCAGATCGCCATGGAGGCGAAGTGACTGCGGTTAGGATTGGGATACCCCACGTTCTCCATCCACGCGAGGTGCCCGCTGTCCCAGAGCGGCATCAGGGGTTTCAGCCCTGGATGCAGTCCCAGGTCAGGCGTGACGGTGAGCACATCCTTTTTGGGAATGGCAATGTTGGGCCGTGCTGCGTAGTAGGCCCCGTTGGTATAGGGAACCAAAGTATTCAGGCCGTCGTTGCCTCCGGTCAGCTGGATGACCACCAGCGTTCGGCCATTTGAAGCGGGTTCGGCAGCGGCCTGGGCCGCTGCACGGGCCAGGAAGCCGGGCATTCCGCTCGTGGCGGCTACAGCGAGGGCAGAGTATTTCAGGAAGTCGCGTCGGTCCACAGGCATGGTCACCTCGTGAGTGATTCAGGGTTCAGGCCAGCCCATATTCTGGGCTGATGAGGGTCAGGTACAGGCGCTGCTGAGGCGTGAGGCCTTTTGTAAAAGCCTCGAGAGGCGAGCGTTCGGCACCGAGCAAGGCAAGGTCGGTCGGCTGGGTCTCCAGCTTCGGGGCGTTGTTGCCCAACGTGAGCGAGGCCGCCAGTTGCATCCGCAGCAGCAGGGCAGTATCCCCGACCCACTCGCGGCCTCCATCCCA from the Deinococcus hopiensis KR-140 genome contains:
- a CDS encoding ABC transporter ATP-binding protein, translated to MTQGPPVAVPVVDIRDVRRVYEQGDVVFEALKGVSVQINQGEMVALMGPSGSGKTTLMQIIGLLDRPSSGTYLLGGQDVTALSENERAEARNIEIGFVFQAFHLLPRLNLLENVEVPLTYAGVPPRERRERALQVLERVGLADKAGNLPSQISGGQKQRVAVARALAGSPRLLLADEPTGNLDTRTSEEVMGLFSELHAEGTTVVLVTHEPDIGAYAERVVRVRDGLIESDTRQIPYRRSADLGAPA
- a CDS encoding ABC transporter permease, whose translation is MTVTHSTPSAAATASAPPMRRGGGIGLGGALTIAWRAIVGTPMRSVLTALGVIIGVAAVVALTAIGQGSTAGVTRNLQSLGTNLLTVQSARGGPGGSLVRSGPRQTITVKDAEVLATAFGSRVAGIAPSAQTSVQAKMGSNNTQVSVVGTWPAYESVRNSPVASGSYFTQADVDGRKRVAVIGAQVVTDLFGEDADPVGQKLRLGSVSFTVVGVLPDKGNSGFGNANSQVLIPLSTYLRRFSRTNSARGQPTVSNVYLQASDAKDLTQLQADVTDLLAVRHEQTDPENLDFQVQNQADALESLSSVTTTLTLLVGAIAGISLLVGGIGIMNIMLVSVTERTREIGVRKALGAKPRDILTQFLVEASLLSVGGGVIGLLLGVAAAYAGNAFGIAPVFSLTPMLVAFAFSAVVGVFFGYYPAARAARLDPVDSLRYE
- a CDS encoding DUF1501 domain-containing protein, whose product is MPVDRRDFLKYSALAVAATSGMPGFLARAAAQAAAEPASNGRTLVVIQLTGGNDGLNTLVPYTNGAYYAARPNIAIPKKDVLTVTPDLGLHPGLKPLMPLWDSGHLAWMENVGYPNPNRSHFASMAIWHTADPTQAQAEGWIGRVAEKIGDPFCASNIGGTTPQALRAADFSLPSIDTVDGFQVRLPAGLDGVFERLLNAPRQGEADYLSRATRQMVANTQKVQANAARYRPSAKYPEGRFGTNLQDTARLIAAGTGQRVLYVSLGGFDTHAGQRADQDELLATLASGLAAFQADLETQGLADRVIVMGFSEFGRRVAENASAGTDHGQGSVMFALGKGVKGGIHGASPDLENLADGDIRYKQDFRGVYAGALTNWLGLNAHDILNGSFVGPAWVA